One genomic segment of Arachis duranensis cultivar V14167 chromosome 4, aradu.V14167.gnm2.J7QH, whole genome shotgun sequence includes these proteins:
- the LOC127746609 gene encoding uncharacterized protein LOC127746609 — translation MRREFSSIEAKVDYCTRVDYKSLKYLFEQKELNMRQRKWMKLLKDYDFELNYHHRKANIVADALNRKSLYTAWMLLREEELLKARQDGKALRKVFPTIEQERQWRVSKGKDGLWRFNNRIIELHIRDLRQSILKEAHKSGFSIHPGSTKMYQDLKAMF, via the exons ATGCGAAGAGAGTTTTCAAGCATTGAAGCAAAGGTTGACTACTGCACCCGTGTTG ACTATAAGAGTTTGAAGTATCTCTTTGAGCAAAAAGAGTTGAATATGCGTCAGCGGAAGTGGATGAAGCTTCTGAAGGActatgattttgaattgaattaccATCATAGAAAAGCGAACATTGTGGCGGACGCCTTGAATCGGAAGTCTTTATATACAGCTTGGATGCTGCTGCGAGAAGAAGAGTTACTAAAG GCTCGTCAAGATGGTAAAGCGTTACGTAAAGTATTCCCGACAATTGAACAGGAAAGACAGTGGAGAGTGTCAAAAGGTAAGGATGGTTTATGGAGGTTCAATAATAGGATTATTGAGCTACATATCAGAGACCTGCGACAAAGCATCTTGAAGGAAGCTCATAAGAGCGGGTTTTCaatccatccaggaagtaccaAAATGTATCAAGATCTGAAAGCGATGTTCTAG